In Lineus longissimus chromosome 9, tnLinLong1.2, whole genome shotgun sequence, one genomic interval encodes:
- the LOC135493779 gene encoding uncharacterized protein LOC135493779 isoform X2 produces MAPYLRKREDITSDATIQDNNDSPPLQHVSALADLSSGGYLARIEKSKASAKSCPKRSVRRNAASGSSHGMSEQQVAETDETTKLGKGKKRRKVASAGKAKAGNRGEKKKKTDNKEYVIKSLHSYDAEKAQYEIEWLGYSSSYNLMQAADTIPGHFISEYWTRKHTITN; encoded by the exons ATGGCTCCATACTTGAGGAAACGGGAGGATATCACGTCTGATGCTACCATTCAAGATAATAACG ATTCACCACCTCTTCAACATGTATCTGCTTTGGCTGATCTGTCGAGTGGAGGCTACTTGGCGCGAATAGAGAAGTCCAAAGCCAGTGCAAAAAGTTGTCCGAAGAGAAGCGTCAGAAGGAATGCTG CATCTGGTTCTAGCCATGGGATGAGCGAACAACAAGTAGCTGAAACAGATGAGACGACCAAGTTGGGAAAAGGCAAGAAAAGAAGGAAAGTTG CCTCTGCTGGAAAGGCCAAGGCAGGGAACCGtggagaaaagaagaagaaaacag acAACAAGGAATATGTTATCAAAAGTTTGCACTCATATGATGCTGAAAAAGCCCAGTACGAAATTGAGTGGTTGGGGTATTCTTCATCTTACAACTTGATGCAGGCAGCAGATACAATACCCGGACATTTCATTTCGGAGTACTGGACAAGGAAACACACAATCACTAATTGA
- the LOC135493779 gene encoding uncharacterized protein LOC135493779 isoform X1 yields MGDAFSHTEAHKRELDNFRVFLRLRGVTGQEVLDEKKKEKSKNADRQKKISAAITDKYRAFCGNPKAQLPRKRLSQGTLLVRGLPSDLEAKLVTGVQSAGTHDLLRLESLIDQVEFYVPSESVGTQDVVDVSANIPTGNVQQDGLVISSCLETAKDSSEILSDLLAGDGSILEETGGYHV; encoded by the exons ATGGGAGACGCATTCTCCCACACCGAAGCTCACAAGAGGGAGCTTGATAACTTCCGAGTTTTTCTTCGACTAAGAGGTG TGACTGGTCAGGAAGTCCTGgatgaaaagaaaaaggaaaagtcAAAGAATGCAGATCGCCAAAAGAAAATAAGTGCAGCGATTACAGATAAATACC GTGCCTTCTGTGGGAATCCAAAAGCCCAACTCCCAAGAAAGAGGCTGTCCCAAGGAACTCTGCTGGTGCGAGGTCTGCCATCCGACTTGGAGGCAAAGTTGGTGACTGGTGTCCAGAGTGCTGGAACACATGACCTGCTTCGTCTGGAATCTTTGATCGACCAGGTGGAGTTCTATGTACCAAG cGAGTCAGTTGGGACGCAAGATGTTGTGGATGTAAGTGCCAATATTCCTACAG gcaaTGTTCAACAAGATGGCTTGGTTATTTCCAGTTGCCTTGAAACTGCGAAAGACAGCTCTG AAATCCTCAGTGATTTGTTAGCGGGTGATGGCTCCATACTTGAGGAAACGGGAGGATATCACGTCTGA
- the LOC135493655 gene encoding uncharacterized protein LOC135493655 — MPTPSDTTIWPSVAPLVFLMPLAPTLSVLKNVKSMEAIINFLRDELPQTEMKTMMNVCVPKAFGIICAQRSAVAQRLSINIVIRRSWVRYPAMICLVKHCEGLKKIEAEMFLRQCRCMEETETLD, encoded by the exons ATGCCTACCCCTAGCGACACCACGATctg GCCCTCCGTCGCACCCCTGGTGTTTTTAATGCCACTCGCGCCCACACTCAGTgttttgaaaaatgtgaaatcc atggaggCCATCATTAACTTCTTGAGGGATGAGTTGCCGCAGACagagatgaaaaccatgatgaatgtCTGTGTGCCAAAG gcattTGGAATCATTTGTGCTCAGAGGAGCGCAGTGGCACAACGGTTGAGCATCAACATTGTGATCcggaggtcctgggttcgatacCCG gctatgatttgtttAGTAAAACACTGCGAAGGACTTAAGAAAATTGAGGCGGAAATGTTCTTGAGGCAGTGTCGGTGCATGGAAGAAACGGAAACattggattaa
- the LOC135493966 gene encoding uncharacterized protein LOC135493966 isoform X1 yields the protein MFYDFQSSDPSNNAPPKRSYASTKVKQLDNWKKLRSVLVDAFLESLAPSSCCSVCRVEFSGSKVFHCEDCLPPKYFCKSCLDVTHRQQPFHRVYTWKEKAWVPYSATIYLRDDERHKECLESYNKHVIVVDSKGRHHTVVVKFCKCEEEPTTLIRLCLWPASPKNPKICFDFHLMEMLRVLYLQVPVPVFDFCESLKYIHHPYVEVNDPFLQDIYKVLINETFEEYRFFIHQLEVMSAPEDIKCPACPVKDEYQRIISMDANFGLVRKKTSGRSVEEPKHSGVYFVDQNEVDQFLKENSKTQPPKTQVSFNLYLKCFVSPLSFIY from the exons ATGTTCTATGATTTCCAGTCCTCTGATCCATCCAACAATGCCC CTCCTAAAAGAAGTTATGCTTCAACAAAGGTGAAGCAACTGGACAATTGGAAGAAGTTGAGGTCTGTCCTTGTTGATGCCTTTTTGGAATCCCTTGCCCCAAGTTCTTGTTGTTCTGTGTGCAGAGTTGAATTTTCCGGCAGCAAGGTCTTCCATTGTGAGGATTGTCTACCACCAAAATATTTCTGCAAAAGCTGTCTTGATGTTACCCACAGACAACAACCTTTTCACAGAGTCTATACTTGGAAG GAAAAAGCTTGGGTTCCATATTCTGCAACTATATATCTTCGGGATGATGAACGTCATAAGGAATGTTTGGAATCCTATAACAAGCATGTGATTGTTGTCGACTCCAAAG GACGCCACCACACCGTTGTTGTCAAATTCTGCAAATGCGAGGAGGAGCCGACAACACTTATCCGCCTCTGTCTTTGGCCAGCTTCTCCAAAAAATCCAAAGATCTGCTTTGATTTCCATCTGATGGAAATGCTTCGAGTCCTGTATCTTCAAGTTCCAGTCCCTGTGTTTGATTTTTGTGAGTCACTGAAGTATATACATCATCCTTATGTTGAAGTAAATGATCCG TTTTTGCAGGATATCTACAAGGTTCTCATTAATGAAACTTTCGAAGAATACCGTTTCTTTATTCATCAGTTGGAGGTTATGTCGGCTCCTGAGGATATAAAATGTCCTGCGTGTCCAGTG aaggaTGAATATCAAAGAATTATATCAATGGATGCAAACTTTGGATTGGTGCGAAAGAAGACATCAGGGAGAAGTGTTGAGGAACCAAAGCACAGTGGGGTGTACTTTGTCGACCAGAATGAAGTGGACCAATTTTTGAAAGAGAATTCAAAAACCCAACCTCCAAAAACTCAGGTTAGCTTCAATTTGTACCTGAAATGCTTTGTTTCTcctctttctttcatttattaa
- the LOC135493966 gene encoding uncharacterized protein LOC135493966 isoform X2 codes for MFYDFQSSDPSNNAPPKRSYASTKVKQLDNWKKLRSVLVDAFLESLAPSSCCSVCRVEFSGSKVFHCEDCLPPKYFCKSCLDVTHRQQPFHRVYTWKEKAWVPYSATIYLRDDERHKECLESYNKHVIVVDSKGRHHTVVVKFCKCEEEPTTLIRLCLWPASPKNPKICFDFHLMEMLRVLYLQVPVPVFDFCESLKYIHHPYVEVNDPFLQDIYKVLINETFEEYRFFIHQLEVMSAPEDIKCPACPVKDEYQRIISMDANFGLVRKKTSGRSVEEPKHSGVYFVDQNEVDQFLKENSKTQPPKTQEFLERKP; via the exons ATGTTCTATGATTTCCAGTCCTCTGATCCATCCAACAATGCCC CTCCTAAAAGAAGTTATGCTTCAACAAAGGTGAAGCAACTGGACAATTGGAAGAAGTTGAGGTCTGTCCTTGTTGATGCCTTTTTGGAATCCCTTGCCCCAAGTTCTTGTTGTTCTGTGTGCAGAGTTGAATTTTCCGGCAGCAAGGTCTTCCATTGTGAGGATTGTCTACCACCAAAATATTTCTGCAAAAGCTGTCTTGATGTTACCCACAGACAACAACCTTTTCACAGAGTCTATACTTGGAAG GAAAAAGCTTGGGTTCCATATTCTGCAACTATATATCTTCGGGATGATGAACGTCATAAGGAATGTTTGGAATCCTATAACAAGCATGTGATTGTTGTCGACTCCAAAG GACGCCACCACACCGTTGTTGTCAAATTCTGCAAATGCGAGGAGGAGCCGACAACACTTATCCGCCTCTGTCTTTGGCCAGCTTCTCCAAAAAATCCAAAGATCTGCTTTGATTTCCATCTGATGGAAATGCTTCGAGTCCTGTATCTTCAAGTTCCAGTCCCTGTGTTTGATTTTTGTGAGTCACTGAAGTATATACATCATCCTTATGTTGAAGTAAATGATCCG TTTTTGCAGGATATCTACAAGGTTCTCATTAATGAAACTTTCGAAGAATACCGTTTCTTTATTCATCAGTTGGAGGTTATGTCGGCTCCTGAGGATATAAAATGTCCTGCGTGTCCAGTG aaggaTGAATATCAAAGAATTATATCAATGGATGCAAACTTTGGATTGGTGCGAAAGAAGACATCAGGGAGAAGTGTTGAGGAACCAAAGCACAGTGGGGTGTACTTTGTCGACCAGAATGAAGTGGACCAATTTTTGAAAGAGAATTCAAAAACCCAACCTCCAAAAACTCAG GAATTTCTGGAAAGGAAACCCTAA
- the LOC135493966 gene encoding uncharacterized protein LOC135493966 isoform X3, producing MAPKRSYASTKVKQLDNWKKLRSVLVDAFLESLAPSSCCSVCRVEFSGSKVFHCEDCLPPKYFCKSCLDVTHRQQPFHRVYTWKEKAWVPYSATIYLRDDERHKECLESYNKHVIVVDSKGRHHTVVVKFCKCEEEPTTLIRLCLWPASPKNPKICFDFHLMEMLRVLYLQVPVPVFDFCESLKYIHHPYVEVNDPFLQDIYKVLINETFEEYRFFIHQLEVMSAPEDIKCPACPVKDEYQRIISMDANFGLVRKKTSGRSVEEPKHSGVYFVDQNEVDQFLKENSKTQPPKTQVSFNLYLKCFVSPLSFIY from the exons ATGG CTCCTAAAAGAAGTTATGCTTCAACAAAGGTGAAGCAACTGGACAATTGGAAGAAGTTGAGGTCTGTCCTTGTTGATGCCTTTTTGGAATCCCTTGCCCCAAGTTCTTGTTGTTCTGTGTGCAGAGTTGAATTTTCCGGCAGCAAGGTCTTCCATTGTGAGGATTGTCTACCACCAAAATATTTCTGCAAAAGCTGTCTTGATGTTACCCACAGACAACAACCTTTTCACAGAGTCTATACTTGGAAG GAAAAAGCTTGGGTTCCATATTCTGCAACTATATATCTTCGGGATGATGAACGTCATAAGGAATGTTTGGAATCCTATAACAAGCATGTGATTGTTGTCGACTCCAAAG GACGCCACCACACCGTTGTTGTCAAATTCTGCAAATGCGAGGAGGAGCCGACAACACTTATCCGCCTCTGTCTTTGGCCAGCTTCTCCAAAAAATCCAAAGATCTGCTTTGATTTCCATCTGATGGAAATGCTTCGAGTCCTGTATCTTCAAGTTCCAGTCCCTGTGTTTGATTTTTGTGAGTCACTGAAGTATATACATCATCCTTATGTTGAAGTAAATGATCCG TTTTTGCAGGATATCTACAAGGTTCTCATTAATGAAACTTTCGAAGAATACCGTTTCTTTATTCATCAGTTGGAGGTTATGTCGGCTCCTGAGGATATAAAATGTCCTGCGTGTCCAGTG aaggaTGAATATCAAAGAATTATATCAATGGATGCAAACTTTGGATTGGTGCGAAAGAAGACATCAGGGAGAAGTGTTGAGGAACCAAAGCACAGTGGGGTGTACTTTGTCGACCAGAATGAAGTGGACCAATTTTTGAAAGAGAATTCAAAAACCCAACCTCCAAAAACTCAGGTTAGCTTCAATTTGTACCTGAAATGCTTTGTTTCTcctctttctttcatttattaa